Proteins found in one Micromonospora sp. WMMD1082 genomic segment:
- the crtI gene encoding phytoene desaturase family protein, producing MARIVVVGAGVGGLAAAARLAVTGHQVTVLERADTVGGKLGRHTRDTPEGSFHFDTGPSLLTLPEVFHELFEATGAKLDEYLDPVPLDPIVRHVFPGGGPVLDSCADPAEFTARVGAALGDRAAADWQRLWRRAARVWRAAEGDILRRRVDSPRDLARLAWRLGDLAAIRPGQSLRGLGRALISDPRLRMLLDRYATYTGADPRRAPAALVAVPYAELAFGGWYLRGGLGTLADALLSRCLDLGVVMRTGATVTRIDAVGGRVHGVRVAGQNAPVPADVVVANVDALTVYRDLLPDPRRLAGLTDRSLAGFVLLLGVRGDSGLAHHNVFFPRDHDAEFDAVFGGPGRGVRSRPAADPTVFVTVADDPAVRPTGHEAWFVLVNAARQGTAPGAVDWRRPGLAPAYADRILDVLAERGVDVRDRLVFRDIRTPADLAGSTGAPGGAIYGTAGGLLRPANRGPARGLWLVGGSSHPGGGLPMVALSAQIVADAIGPAW from the coding sequence ATGGCGCGGATCGTGGTCGTCGGCGCCGGGGTGGGCGGCCTGGCCGCCGCGGCCCGGCTGGCCGTCACCGGGCACCAGGTGACCGTCCTGGAACGCGCCGACACGGTCGGCGGCAAGCTCGGCCGGCACACCCGCGACACCCCCGAGGGGTCGTTCCACTTCGACACCGGCCCGAGCCTGCTCACCCTGCCCGAGGTCTTCCACGAGCTGTTCGAGGCGACCGGGGCGAAGCTCGACGAGTACCTCGACCCGGTGCCGCTGGACCCGATCGTGCGGCACGTCTTCCCCGGTGGCGGCCCGGTGCTCGACTCCTGCGCCGACCCGGCCGAGTTCACCGCCCGCGTCGGCGCGGCCCTCGGCGACCGGGCCGCCGCCGACTGGCAGCGGCTGTGGCGGCGCGCCGCCCGGGTGTGGCGGGCCGCCGAGGGCGACATCCTGCGCCGCCGCGTCGACTCCCCCCGCGACCTGGCCCGGCTGGCCTGGCGGCTGGGCGACCTGGCCGCGATCCGGCCCGGGCAGAGCCTGCGCGGGCTGGGCCGCGCCCTGATCTCCGACCCCCGGCTGCGGATGCTGCTGGACCGGTACGCCACCTACACCGGCGCCGACCCGCGCCGCGCGCCGGCCGCGCTGGTCGCGGTCCCCTACGCCGAGCTGGCCTTCGGCGGCTGGTACCTGCGCGGCGGGCTGGGCACCCTCGCCGACGCGCTGCTGTCGCGCTGCCTGGACCTGGGGGTGGTGATGCGCACCGGCGCCACGGTCACCCGGATCGACGCCGTCGGCGGCCGGGTGCACGGGGTACGCGTCGCCGGGCAGAACGCCCCGGTCCCGGCCGACGTGGTGGTGGCCAACGTCGACGCGCTCACCGTCTACCGGGACCTGCTGCCCGACCCGCGCCGGCTGGCCGGGTTGACCGACCGCAGCCTGGCCGGTTTCGTGCTGCTGCTCGGCGTACGCGGCGACTCCGGGTTGGCGCACCACAACGTCTTCTTCCCGCGCGACCACGACGCCGAGTTCGACGCCGTCTTCGGCGGCCCCGGGCGGGGGGTACGGTCCCGCCCGGCCGCCGACCCGACGGTCTTCGTCACCGTCGCGGACGACCCGGCGGTCCGCCCGACCGGACACGAGGCGTGGTTCGTGCTGGTCAACGCCGCCCGCCAGGGCACCGCCCCGGGAGCGGTCGACTGGCGCCGGCCGGGGCTGGCGCCCGCGTACGCCGACCGGATCCTCGACGTGCTGGCCGAGCGGGGGGTGGACGTACGCGACCGGCTGGTGTTCCGCGACATCCGTACCCCGGCCGACCTGGCCGGATCCACCGGCGCGCCGGGCGGGGCCATCTACGGCACGGCCGGCGGCCTGCTTCGGCCGGCCAACCGGGGCCCGGCCCGGGGCCTGTGGCTGGTCGGCGGCTCCAGCCACCCCGGCGGCGGCCTGCCGATGGTGGCCCTGTCCGCGCAGATCGTCGCCGACGCGATCGGCCCCGCCTGGTAG
- a CDS encoding GntG family PLP-dependent aldolase, whose product MADLRSDTVTRPTDGMRQAMATAEVGDDVYGEDPTVNALEAEVAAVFGHEAALFCPSGSMANQIALQLLVPPGAELLCDADAHVVTYEMGAAAAYGGITSRTWPAVGAELDPDMVAGMIRPDGYWAVPTRAIAVEQTHNRGGGGVIPLDTLRELRRVADAEQLALHCDGARIWHAHVADEVPLATYGALFDTLSVCLSKGLGAPVGSLVVGTAERIGRARMIRKRMGGGLRQAGILAAAGRYALAHHVDRLAADHAKAARLAEAIAPFGVLAAPVRTNLVPLDLTKAPLDAPALAAAARAEGVLISVLGPRTARLVTHLDVTDAAIDHAAATLTHILRT is encoded by the coding sequence CTGGCCGACCTGCGTTCGGACACCGTGACCCGGCCCACCGACGGGATGCGGCAGGCGATGGCCACCGCCGAGGTCGGCGACGATGTCTACGGCGAGGACCCGACGGTCAACGCCCTGGAGGCCGAGGTCGCCGCGGTGTTCGGGCACGAGGCCGCGCTGTTCTGCCCGAGCGGGTCGATGGCCAACCAGATCGCCCTGCAACTGCTGGTGCCGCCCGGCGCGGAGCTGCTCTGCGACGCCGACGCGCACGTGGTCACGTACGAGATGGGGGCCGCTGCCGCGTACGGCGGGATCACCTCGCGGACCTGGCCGGCGGTGGGCGCGGAGCTCGACCCCGACATGGTCGCCGGCATGATCCGCCCCGACGGATACTGGGCGGTGCCCACCCGCGCGATCGCCGTGGAGCAGACCCACAACCGGGGCGGCGGTGGGGTGATCCCGCTCGACACGCTGCGCGAGCTGCGCCGGGTCGCCGACGCCGAGCAGCTGGCGCTGCACTGTGACGGCGCCCGGATCTGGCACGCCCACGTGGCCGACGAGGTGCCGCTGGCCACCTACGGCGCGCTGTTCGACACGCTGTCGGTCTGCCTGTCCAAGGGGCTCGGCGCGCCGGTCGGTTCGCTGGTCGTCGGCACCGCCGAGCGGATCGGCCGGGCCCGGATGATCCGCAAGCGGATGGGCGGTGGGCTGCGCCAGGCCGGCATCCTGGCCGCCGCCGGACGGTACGCCCTGGCCCACCACGTCGACCGGCTCGCCGCCGACCACGCGAAGGCGGCCCGGCTGGCCGAGGCGATCGCCCCGTTCGGGGTGCTGGCCGCGCCCGTGCGCACCAACCTGGTCCCGCTGGACCTGACCAAGGCGCCGCTGGACGCGCCGGCCCTCGCCGCCGCCGCCCGCGCCGAGGGGGTGCTGATCTCGGTGCTCGGCCCCCGTACCGCCCGCCTGGTCACCCACCTGGACGTCACCGACGCGGCAATCGACCACGCCGCCGCCACCCTCACCCACATCCTCCGCACCTGA
- a CDS encoding 3-deoxy-7-phosphoheptulonate synthase class II, translated as MRHEWHQLSHPAVGSRVLQTSRPTVDSAEDEALGLDRWRELPRTQTPPWPDQTQVAEVCKVLDTVPSVVAPYEVDQLRQRLALVCEGKAFLLQGGDCAETFADNTESHLLANARTLLQMAIVLTYGASLPVVKVARVAGQYTKPRSLPTDARGLPAYRGDMINSLEATPEARVADPQRMIRAYANSAAAMNMLRAYLAGGLADLHAVHDWNKGFVRNSPAGERYEAIAREIDRALAFIRACGMTDDDALRTVTLYCSHEALALEYDRALTRVSGGRPYGLSGHFLWIGERTRQIDGAHIDFISRIANPIGVKLGPTTTPDEAIELCEKLNPNNIPGRLTLISRMGNHKVRDALPPIVAKVTAAGAKVVWQCDPMHGNTHESSNGYKTRHFDRIVDEVLGYFEVHRGLDTHPGGLHVELTGEDVTECLGGAQGIADLDLPDRYETACDPRLNTQQSLELAFLVAEMLRG; from the coding sequence ATGCGCCATGAGTGGCATCAGTTGAGTCATCCGGCGGTGGGCAGCCGGGTGCTGCAGACCAGCCGCCCGACCGTCGACTCCGCCGAGGACGAGGCCCTCGGCCTGGACCGCTGGCGGGAGCTGCCGCGCACGCAGACCCCACCCTGGCCGGACCAGACCCAGGTCGCCGAGGTCTGCAAGGTTCTCGACACGGTGCCGTCGGTGGTCGCCCCGTACGAGGTCGACCAGTTGCGTCAGCGCCTCGCGTTGGTCTGCGAGGGCAAGGCGTTCCTGCTGCAGGGCGGCGACTGCGCGGAGACCTTCGCCGACAACACCGAGAGCCACCTGCTGGCCAACGCCCGCACCCTGCTGCAGATGGCGATCGTGCTCACCTACGGCGCGTCGCTGCCGGTGGTCAAGGTGGCCCGGGTCGCCGGGCAGTACACCAAACCCCGGTCGCTGCCGACCGATGCCCGGGGCCTGCCGGCCTACCGGGGCGACATGATCAATTCACTGGAGGCGACGCCGGAGGCGCGGGTCGCCGACCCGCAGCGCATGATCCGGGCGTACGCGAACTCGGCCGCCGCGATGAACATGCTCCGCGCGTACCTCGCCGGCGGGCTGGCCGACCTGCACGCGGTGCACGACTGGAACAAGGGCTTCGTGCGCAACTCCCCGGCGGGCGAGCGGTACGAGGCGATCGCCCGGGAGATCGACCGGGCGCTGGCCTTCATCCGCGCCTGCGGAATGACCGACGACGACGCGCTGCGGACGGTCACCCTCTACTGCTCGCACGAGGCCCTGGCACTGGAGTACGACCGGGCGTTGACCCGGGTCTCCGGCGGCCGGCCGTACGGGCTCTCCGGGCACTTCCTCTGGATCGGCGAGCGCACCCGGCAGATCGACGGCGCGCACATCGACTTCATCTCCCGCATCGCCAACCCGATCGGCGTCAAGCTCGGCCCGACCACCACGCCGGACGAGGCGATCGAGCTGTGCGAGAAGCTGAACCCGAACAACATCCCCGGCCGGCTCACCCTGATCAGCCGGATGGGCAACCACAAGGTCCGCGACGCGCTGCCGCCGATCGTGGCCAAGGTGACCGCCGCCGGGGCGAAGGTGGTCTGGCAGTGCGACCCCATGCACGGCAACACCCACGAGTCGTCCAACGGCTACAAGACGCGACACTTCGACCGGATCGTCGACGAGGTGCTGGGCTACTTCGAGGTGCACCGGGGCCTGGACACCCACCCCGGCGGCCTGCACGTCGAACTGACCGGTGAGGACGTCACCGAGTGCCTCGGCGGCGCCCAGGGCATCGCCGACCTCGACCTGCCCGACCGGTACGAGACCGCCTGCGACCCGCGGCTGAACACCCAGCAGTCGCTGGAGCTGGCCTTCCTCGTCGCGGAGATGCTCCGTGGCTGA
- the metF gene encoding methylenetetrahydrofolate reductase [NAD(P)H], whose amino-acid sequence MALGLPSVLPNPQPAIGELIRDRQPTFSFEFMPPKTEQGERQLWQAIRELEALRPSFVSITYGAGGSTRDTTVAVTERIATETTLVPMAHLTAVDHSVAELRHVIGRLAGAGVRNVLAVRGDPPGDPTGEWIPHPDGVHYAEDLVRLVRRSGDFSVGVAAFPYRHPRSPDVATDTEHFVRKCRAGAEFAITQMFFDADEYLRLRDRVAATGCETPILAGVMPVTRIGTIERSVQLSGAPFPPALAARFERVADDPEAVRRLGIEQTSEMCRRLLDEGVPGIHFITFNRSTATREIWQNLRVGATT is encoded by the coding sequence GTGGCGCTCGGTCTTCCATCGGTCCTCCCGAATCCGCAACCGGCGATCGGGGAGCTGATCCGCGACCGCCAGCCGACCTTCTCCTTCGAGTTCATGCCGCCGAAGACGGAGCAGGGGGAGCGGCAGCTCTGGCAGGCGATCCGCGAGCTGGAGGCGCTGCGCCCCTCGTTCGTCTCGATCACCTACGGCGCCGGTGGCTCGACCCGGGACACCACGGTCGCCGTCACCGAGCGGATCGCCACCGAGACCACCCTGGTGCCGATGGCCCACCTGACCGCGGTCGACCACTCCGTCGCCGAGCTGCGGCACGTGATCGGCCGGCTGGCCGGCGCCGGGGTGCGCAACGTGCTGGCGGTACGCGGCGATCCGCCGGGCGATCCCACCGGCGAGTGGATCCCGCATCCCGATGGCGTGCACTACGCCGAGGATCTCGTCCGACTCGTCCGCCGCTCCGGGGACTTCAGCGTCGGCGTCGCCGCCTTCCCGTACCGGCACCCGCGCTCACCGGACGTCGCCACCGACACCGAGCACTTCGTCCGCAAGTGCCGGGCCGGCGCGGAGTTCGCGATCACCCAGATGTTCTTCGACGCCGACGAGTACCTCCGCCTGCGCGACCGGGTCGCCGCCACCGGCTGCGAGACCCCGATCCTGGCCGGGGTGATGCCGGTCACCCGGATCGGCACCATCGAACGGTCGGTGCAGCTGTCCGGGGCACCCTTCCCGCCGGCGCTGGCCGCCCGCTTCGAGCGGGTCGCCGACGATCCGGAGGCGGTCCGCCGGCTCGGCATCGAGCAGACCAGTGAGATGTGCCGGCGGCTGCTCGACGAGGGCGTTCCCGGGATCCACTTCATCACCTTCAACCGGTCCACCGCGACCCGGGAGATCTGGCAGAACCTGCGGGTGGGCGCCACGACGTGA
- a CDS encoding CDP-alcohol phosphatidyltransferase family protein: MVGRQLNWNEYATAWARLHGGFDPRAATPVVRGWLRFSYHVGFLLGRLRVGPTAVTVAGVLLCLCVPLLAVRPGDGPFLAALFVLLASVADSVDGAVAVATGRTTRLGYVYDSLADRIGEAAWLVAFWLVGAPGALVAAGGALSWLHEYVRARAVAAGMREIGAVTVGERPTRVCVAVAGLLLAGLTGLIEADLAAGTITMATAVWVLLAAFGLGQLLSAVRRALIDAG, encoded by the coding sequence GTGGTGGGCAGACAGCTGAACTGGAACGAGTACGCCACGGCGTGGGCACGGCTGCACGGCGGGTTCGATCCCCGGGCCGCCACCCCCGTGGTGCGTGGCTGGCTGCGCTTCTCCTACCACGTCGGGTTCCTGCTGGGCCGGCTGCGGGTCGGCCCGACCGCGGTGACGGTGGCCGGGGTGCTGCTCTGCCTCTGCGTACCGCTGCTCGCGGTCCGGCCGGGCGACGGGCCGTTCCTGGCCGCGCTGTTCGTGCTGCTCGCCTCGGTGGCCGACAGCGTCGACGGTGCGGTGGCGGTGGCCACCGGCCGCACCACCCGGCTCGGCTACGTCTACGACTCGCTGGCCGACCGGATCGGCGAGGCGGCCTGGCTGGTGGCGTTCTGGCTGGTCGGTGCGCCGGGTGCGCTGGTCGCCGCGGGCGGTGCGCTCTCCTGGCTGCACGAGTACGTCCGGGCCCGCGCGGTTGCCGCCGGCATGCGGGAGATCGGCGCGGTCACCGTGGGGGAGCGCCCCACCCGGGTCTGCGTGGCCGTGGCCGGGCTGCTGCTGGCCGGCCTGACCGGCCTGATCGAAGCGGACCTGGCCGCCGGCACCATCACCATGGCGACCGCGGTCTGGGTGCTGCTGGCCGCCTTCGGGCTGGGGCAGCTCCTCTCCGCCGTCCGCCGGGCGCTGATCGACGCCGGCTGA
- a CDS encoding glycosyl hydrolase family 18 protein has translation MKRSLRRALWVGAVVAVTVATVPMASAFGAGSVTTSFTRVSDWGTGHETRVTITNGSDASVSTWRIEFDLPSGTTISSFWDADVTRTGNHYVAVKKSWAGALAPGTSFSWGYNGTGAYRAPLNCTINGAACGGGTPPPTTTPPTTTPPTTTPPTTTPPTTTPPTTTPPNPGAQKVVGYFAQWGVYARNYHVKNIHTSGSASKLTHILYAFGNTTGGRCTIGDSYADYEKAYTAAESVDGVADTWDQPLRGSFNQLRKLKRMYPHIKVIWSFGGWTWSGGFTQAAQNPTAFAQSCYNLVEDPRWADVFDGIDIDWEYPNACGLTCDSSGPNAFRNVASALRTRFGSGNLVTAAITADGSNGGKIDATDYAGAATHLDWIMPMTYDYFGAFNAQGPTAPHSPLYSYTGIPQQGFWSDAAIQKLKSKGIPANKLLLGVGFYGRGWTGVTQSAPGGTATGPAPGTYEQGIEDYKVLKNTCPATGTVGGTAYARCGSNWWSYDTPSTIGGKMSYARSQGLGGAFFWELSGDTSNGELISAIKGGLG, from the coding sequence ATGAAGAGATCGCTCCGCCGGGCCCTCTGGGTCGGCGCCGTGGTCGCGGTGACCGTCGCCACGGTCCCGATGGCCTCGGCGTTCGGCGCCGGAAGCGTGACCACCTCGTTCACCCGGGTGTCGGACTGGGGGACCGGTCACGAGACGCGGGTCACCATCACCAACGGTTCGGACGCCAGCGTGAGCACCTGGCGTATCGAGTTCGACCTGCCGTCGGGCACCACCATCAGCAGCTTCTGGGACGCCGACGTCACCCGTACCGGCAACCACTACGTGGCGGTCAAGAAGAGCTGGGCCGGCGCGCTGGCTCCGGGCACCTCCTTCAGCTGGGGCTACAACGGCACCGGCGCGTACCGGGCGCCGCTGAACTGCACCATCAACGGCGCAGCCTGCGGCGGCGGCACCCCGCCCCCGACCACCACCCCGCCGACCACGACGCCACCCACCACCACCCCGCCGACCACCACGCCACCCACCACGACGCCCCCGACCACCACGCCGCCGAACCCGGGCGCCCAGAAGGTGGTCGGCTACTTCGCCCAGTGGGGTGTCTACGCCCGCAACTACCACGTCAAGAACATCCACACCAGCGGCTCGGCATCGAAGCTGACCCACATCCTGTACGCCTTCGGCAACACCACGGGCGGCCGGTGCACCATCGGGGACAGCTACGCCGACTACGAGAAGGCGTACACCGCGGCGGAGAGCGTCGACGGCGTCGCCGACACCTGGGATCAGCCGTTGCGCGGCAGCTTCAACCAGCTGCGCAAGCTCAAGCGGATGTACCCGCACATCAAGGTGATCTGGTCCTTCGGTGGTTGGACCTGGTCCGGTGGCTTCACCCAGGCCGCGCAGAACCCGACTGCCTTCGCGCAGAGCTGCTACAACCTGGTCGAGGACCCGCGCTGGGCGGACGTCTTCGACGGCATCGACATCGACTGGGAGTACCCGAACGCCTGCGGCCTGACCTGCGACTCCAGTGGCCCGAACGCGTTCCGGAACGTGGCCAGCGCGCTGCGTACCCGGTTCGGGTCGGGCAACCTGGTCACCGCCGCGATCACCGCGGACGGCAGCAACGGCGGCAAGATCGACGCTACCGACTACGCCGGTGCGGCCACGCACCTCGACTGGATCATGCCGATGACGTACGACTACTTCGGCGCCTTCAACGCGCAGGGCCCCACCGCCCCGCACTCGCCCCTGTACTCGTACACCGGCATCCCGCAGCAGGGCTTCTGGTCGGACGCGGCCATCCAGAAGCTCAAGAGCAAGGGCATCCCGGCCAACAAGCTGCTGCTCGGAGTCGGCTTCTACGGCAGAGGCTGGACCGGGGTGACCCAGAGCGCGCCGGGTGGCACCGCGACCGGACCGGCGCCGGGCACCTACGAGCAGGGCATCGAGGACTACAAGGTCCTGAAGAACACCTGCCCGGCCACCGGCACGGTCGGCGGCACGGCGTACGCCAGGTGCGGCAGCAACTGGTGGAGCTACGACACCCCGTCGACGATCGGCGGCAAGATGTCCTACGCGAGGAGCCAGGGCCTCGGTGGCGCCTTCTTCTGGGAGCTCTCCGGTGACACCAGCAACGGTGAGCTGATCAGCGCCATCAAGGGCGGCCTCGGCTGA
- a CDS encoding polyprenyl synthetase family protein — protein sequence MTHAAPVSPVDRASLRQRVDRALSDFLAGRRSWMAGVDGGLAPVAEAIEAIVLGGGKRLRPAFAYWGYRGAGGVDTDPVVTALSALEFVQASALIHDDLMDRSDTRRGEPAVHRRFAARHRSAGWGGDPDAFGDAAAILLGDLCLVWSDELLHSAGLDPRAVARARPDFDEMRTEVTIGQYLDVVTQASGDTSLERAGKVARYKSAKYTVERPLLIGAALADAPADVRIAYSAYGLPLGEAFQLRDDVLGVFGDPAQTGKPAGDDLREGKRTYLVAATLEAADKADRALLLGGLGDPGLDAAGTARLRELIVATGALARTEQRIVTLTDAALAALTAVDLDTEARQALVDLAIAATRRAD from the coding sequence GTGACCCACGCTGCTCCCGTCTCCCCCGTCGACCGTGCCAGCCTGCGCCAACGCGTCGACAGGGCGCTGTCGGACTTCCTCGCCGGCCGGCGATCCTGGATGGCCGGCGTCGACGGTGGCCTGGCGCCGGTCGCCGAGGCGATCGAGGCGATCGTGCTGGGCGGGGGCAAGCGGCTGCGGCCAGCCTTCGCCTACTGGGGGTACCGGGGCGCCGGCGGGGTGGACACCGACCCGGTGGTGACCGCCCTCTCCGCACTGGAGTTCGTCCAGGCCAGCGCCCTGATCCACGACGATCTCATGGACCGCTCGGACACCCGCCGGGGCGAACCGGCGGTGCATCGGCGGTTCGCCGCCCGGCACCGCTCGGCCGGCTGGGGTGGCGACCCGGACGCCTTCGGCGACGCCGCGGCGATCCTGCTGGGCGACCTGTGCCTGGTCTGGTCCGACGAGTTGCTGCACTCCGCCGGGCTCGATCCCCGCGCGGTGGCCCGCGCCCGGCCGGACTTCGACGAAATGCGCACGGAGGTCACCATCGGGCAGTACCTCGACGTGGTGACCCAGGCCAGCGGCGACACCTCGCTGGAGCGGGCCGGCAAGGTCGCCCGGTACAAGTCGGCCAAGTACACCGTGGAGCGGCCGCTGCTGATCGGCGCGGCGCTGGCCGACGCCCCCGCCGACGTCCGCATCGCCTACTCGGCGTACGGGCTGCCGCTGGGTGAGGCGTTCCAGCTGCGCGACGACGTACTGGGCGTCTTCGGCGACCCGGCGCAGACCGGCAAGCCGGCCGGTGACGACCTGCGCGAGGGCAAGCGGACCTACCTGGTGGCGGCGACGCTGGAGGCGGCCGACAAGGCCGATCGCGCGCTGCTGCTCGGCGGGCTCGGCGACCCGGGCCTGGACGCCGCCGGGACGGCCCGGCTGCGGGAGCTGATCGTCGCCACGGGCGCGCTGGCCCGCACGGAGCAACGCATCGTCACGCTGACCGACGCGGCGCTCGCCGCGCTGACCGCCGTCGACCTGGACACCGAGGCCCGCCAGGCCCTGGTCGACCTGGCCATCGCCGCCACCCGCCGCGCCGACTGA
- a CDS encoding Rv2175c family DNA-binding protein gives MTESVPAEGAVPGPGPADPAAWLTLPDVAERLDLPISKVHQMVRDRELIAVRRDGVRRIPADLVANRTVLKHLPGVLTLLADAGYDDEAALRWLYETDDTLSGRTPATALAGDQAREVKRRAQALGF, from the coding sequence GTGACCGAATCCGTACCCGCCGAGGGCGCCGTGCCCGGGCCCGGCCCCGCCGACCCGGCGGCCTGGCTGACCCTGCCGGACGTCGCCGAGCGGCTCGACCTGCCGATCAGCAAGGTCCACCAGATGGTCCGGGACCGGGAGTTGATCGCGGTACGCCGCGACGGCGTCCGCCGGATCCCGGCGGATCTGGTGGCCAACCGCACCGTGCTCAAGCACCTGCCCGGCGTGCTCACCCTGCTGGCCGATGCCGGCTACGACGACGAGGCCGCGCTGCGCTGGCTCTACGAGACCGACGACACGCTGTCCGGCCGTACGCCCGCCACCGCCCTCGCCGGCGACCAGGCCCGCGAGGTCAAGCGCCGCGCCCAGGCCCTCGGTTTCTGA
- a CDS encoding Stk1 family PASTA domain-containing Ser/Thr kinase, with translation MDTQVADTLLGSLIDGRYRIRGRVARGGMATVYTATDERLERTVAVKIIHSTQGPPGQAGRASFVDRFTDEAKTIARLTHPNVVAVYDQGNHAGRPYLVMEYVRGRTLREVLTERRRLNPDEALAITEQMLAAITAAHRAGLVHRDVKPENVLVAEAPSGGPANLVDSVVKVTDFGLARAVEASTDHDSGNQLMATVAYVAPELVTDGRADARTDVYSTGIVLFEMLTGRVPYDGDRPIDIAWQHVDRDVPAPSTLVPGLPRVLDDLVARATRRDPTARPADAGTLLAEVRVAQDGLGNPNSHTARLSPVPDGPAVSQPTMVVAAVRPPERPTWARLPEGGAPTRGRRRAASNGGDDWRSRLAALWSRLAGEGSGRLAVAAVVVVLGLVAALGGWWFGVGRYTTTPQLVSLSKAEAQAQASQAGLTVRYADPRHDEQVPRDGVVGQEPASSARILRGGTVTLTLSLGPERFPLPDVVGKEFDLAEADLVSAQLEVVKGSARYDDGLPEGVVVATRPEAGKEVKPGDEITVILSKGRAPITVPNLVGKTLNDARAQIAQLGLVLVEPTHKESDKPRDEVIGQSPADGSGVERGAQIRLEVSEGPPLVTVPRVIDLPCQQAKQVLESQGFPVTVQFNPEAVTRFQNPNENAQVAPGTQITIGCF, from the coding sequence ATGGACACACAGGTCGCCGACACGTTGCTGGGCTCGCTGATCGACGGGCGCTACCGCATTCGCGGTCGCGTGGCCCGTGGCGGCATGGCGACCGTGTACACCGCCACCGACGAGCGGCTCGAACGCACCGTCGCCGTAAAGATCATCCACTCGACCCAGGGCCCGCCGGGCCAGGCCGGGCGCGCCAGCTTCGTCGACCGGTTCACCGACGAGGCCAAGACGATCGCCCGGCTCACCCATCCCAACGTGGTCGCGGTCTACGACCAGGGCAACCACGCCGGGCGGCCGTACCTGGTCATGGAGTACGTCCGCGGGCGCACGCTGCGCGAGGTGCTGACCGAGCGACGCCGGCTCAACCCGGACGAGGCGCTGGCCATCACCGAGCAGATGCTCGCCGCGATCACCGCTGCCCACCGGGCCGGGCTGGTGCACCGGGACGTCAAGCCGGAGAACGTGCTGGTCGCCGAGGCACCCAGCGGCGGCCCGGCCAACCTCGTCGACAGCGTGGTCAAGGTGACCGACTTCGGGCTGGCCCGGGCGGTCGAGGCGAGCACCGACCACGACAGCGGCAACCAGTTGATGGCCACCGTGGCGTACGTCGCTCCCGAGTTGGTCACCGACGGCCGCGCCGACGCCCGCACCGACGTCTACTCGACGGGCATCGTGCTGTTCGAGATGCTCACCGGCCGGGTGCCGTACGACGGTGACCGGCCGATCGACATCGCCTGGCAGCACGTCGACCGGGACGTCCCCGCGCCGTCGACGCTGGTGCCCGGCCTGCCGAGGGTGCTCGACGACCTGGTCGCCCGGGCGACCCGGCGCGACCCGACGGCCCGCCCCGCCGACGCCGGCACGTTGCTGGCCGAGGTGCGGGTGGCCCAGGACGGCCTCGGCAACCCGAACAGCCACACCGCCAGGCTCTCCCCCGTGCCCGACGGCCCGGCCGTGTCCCAGCCGACGATGGTGGTGGCGGCCGTCCGCCCGCCCGAGCGGCCGACCTGGGCCCGGCTGCCGGAGGGCGGCGCACCGACTCGCGGTCGGCGCCGGGCGGCCTCGAACGGCGGCGACGACTGGCGCTCCCGGCTGGCCGCGCTGTGGTCCCGGCTGGCGGGTGAGGGCAGCGGGCGCCTCGCCGTCGCCGCCGTCGTGGTGGTGCTCGGCCTGGTGGCCGCGCTCGGCGGCTGGTGGTTCGGGGTGGGCCGGTACACCACCACGCCGCAACTCGTCAGCCTGAGCAAGGCCGAGGCGCAGGCACAGGCCTCCCAGGCGGGCCTCACCGTGCGCTACGCCGACCCGCGCCACGACGAGCAGGTCCCGCGCGACGGCGTGGTGGGGCAGGAGCCCGCCTCGTCCGCCCGGATCCTCAGGGGCGGCACCGTCACCCTGACCCTGTCGCTGGGGCCGGAGCGCTTCCCGCTGCCGGACGTGGTCGGCAAGGAGTTCGACCTGGCCGAGGCGGACCTGGTCAGCGCGCAACTCGAGGTCGTCAAGGGCAGCGCCCGGTACGACGACGGCCTGCCGGAGGGCGTGGTGGTGGCCACCAGGCCGGAGGCGGGCAAGGAGGTCAAGCCCGGCGACGAGATCACCGTCATCCTCAGCAAGGGCCGGGCCCCGATCACGGTGCCGAACCTGGTCGGCAAGACCCTCAACGACGCCCGCGCGCAGATCGCGCAGCTGGGCCTGGTGCTGGTGGAGCCGACCCACAAGGAGTCCGACAAGCCGCGCGACGAGGTGATCGGGCAGAGCCCGGCCGACGGCAGCGGCGTGGAGCGGGGTGCCCAGATCCGGCTGGAGGTGAGCGAGGGGCCGCCACTGGTGACCGTGCCCCGGGTCATCGACCTGCCGTGCCAGCAGGCCAAGCAGGTGCTGGAGAGCCAGGGCTTCCCGGTGACGGTCCAGTTCAACCCGGAGGCCGTCACCCGGTTCCAGAACCCGAACGAGAACGCCCAGGTCGCCCCGGGAACCCAGATCACCATCGGATGCTTCTGA